The following are from one region of the Deinococcus ruber genome:
- a CDS encoding HoxN/HupN/NixA family nickel/cobalt transporter, with amino-acid sequence MPHATLVTDHVVSPPITLIQTVRRSLPYLSAVLGIHLLALLLWIPSALHTPLLWGVGLTAYLFGLRHAWDADHIAVIDNTVRKLLLLGRTAHGVGLFFSIGHSAVVFLLSLAAAVIGKALLARQDQIGVLGSWVAPLVSGAYLLTVAFVNLASAYRVARSGHDHPHAHHHGGLLSRLISPLTRVVSRQWQVLPLGFLMGLGFDTASEVALLALAGGAAQQGLSLLAILSLPLLFAAGMTLLDTLDGVAMTHAYAWALDNPRAKRGYNLLVTGVSGAVALTIGSVTLSQWAEAHFAGAARTFAFVQKVDVSPLGFWLAGLTLGAFVITWWRFRGPRAQVSPAPSPRPRSDSIPRSKRGQSG; translated from the coding sequence ATGCCTCACGCCACCCTGGTGACCGACCATGTGGTCTCGCCGCCCATCACCCTCATTCAGACGGTCCGGCGCAGCCTACCCTACCTGAGCGCCGTGCTGGGCATCCATCTGCTGGCCCTCCTGCTCTGGATTCCCTCGGCCCTACACACCCCGCTGCTGTGGGGCGTAGGCTTGACCGCCTACCTGTTTGGTCTGCGCCACGCCTGGGACGCCGACCACATCGCGGTCATCGACAACACCGTACGCAAGTTGCTGCTGCTAGGCCGCACTGCTCACGGCGTCGGGTTGTTTTTCAGCATCGGGCATTCGGCCGTGGTGTTTCTGCTGTCGCTGGCGGCTGCCGTGATCGGCAAAGCGCTGCTGGCACGACAAGATCAGATCGGCGTGCTCGGCAGCTGGGTGGCACCGCTGGTGTCAGGCGCGTACCTGCTGACCGTCGCCTTCGTCAATCTCGCCTCAGCCTACCGTGTGGCAAGAAGCGGTCACGACCACCCGCACGCCCACCACCACGGCGGGCTGCTGTCGCGGCTGATCTCTCCGCTCACCCGGGTGGTTTCGAGGCAGTGGCAGGTATTGCCGCTCGGCTTCCTGATGGGTCTGGGCTTCGACACCGCCAGTGAAGTGGCCCTGCTGGCCCTGGCGGGGGGTGCGGCGCAGCAGGGTCTGAGCCTCCTGGCCATCTTGTCGTTGCCGCTCCTGTTCGCTGCAGGCATGACGCTGCTCGATACGCTCGACGGGGTCGCCATGACCCACGCTTACGCCTGGGCACTTGACAATCCTAGGGCCAAGCGCGGCTACAACCTGCTCGTCACCGGCGTTTCGGGGGCGGTGGCACTCACGATCGGGAGTGTCACGCTCTCGCAGTGGGCCGAAGCGCATTTCGCCGGCGCGGCGCGGACATTCGCGTTCGTCCAGAAGGTAGATGTCTCGCCGCTGGGCTTCTGGCTGGCCGGACTCACGCTGGGGGCGTTCGTCATCACCTGGTGGCGGTTCAGAGGGCCGAGGGCACAGGTCTCTCCCGCTCCCTCCCCTCGTCCACGGTCAGATTCAATCCCGCGCAGTAAGCGGGGTCAATCTGGGTGA